DNA from Mesorhizobium loti R88b:
TCCAAAATATGAAATCGAATTTTCGGTGCGGTGGAACATTTGTAAAGATGTCGCTTTCGATTACCTCAACGTTCTTGATGCCGTTTCTTGCAGCATTTTCTAACGCGTTCGCGACCGCCTTAGGATCGATATCACAGGCAACCAACGACGCAGCGCCGAGTTTTGCGAGGTATAGTCCCGGAAGGCCGAAGCCGCAGCCGATCTCCAAAATGCTTTTTCCTTCAACGGGAGGAAAATTGTCAGTATACCAACGCCAACTGTGGAAATCTTGTGGGGGATAGACACCTTCGTGAACGGCCAAGTCCAGTCCAAATTCCTGCATCCGCAGCGGGAAAGTGCGCTGTTGGCTAAGTTTGAGTCTCGTCTTTATCCGGTCAATTTCCGTCATATTCCTGCTCTCCTCGAGCTAGACACGATAGACACTGCGATCGGCTCAGGACCGTCTGGGAGACTTCAGAGTCGTAAAAAAACCGCCTCATTCAGTTTCGAGTCCTCAGAGCCCGAGGATGGATAGAATAAATTATGATGTCAATCATCAAAATGAGTATATTTTGTAGTACAAATTCTACAAAGAGCGACAGTACGGTAATATTTATAGCCTGCTTGTGAAATATTCGTAAAATATATTAACAAATATGTCATATCTGTAAGGCAACGGGTTGAGCCGTTGGAGTCAAAAAACAGTGCGCCTTCCCGTGCTCGCCATGGATCGTGCCGGTTGGCCACACTACCACCAACCTCGTGGTAGGCGGCATTGACCAAGTCCGTCATTGAGGGACTGCGAAATCACCTGATCGAGACGGCGGCGACGCGCCCCAAGCCGCGATCGACCTCGGCAACGAGGTGATCGTCGGCGTCAATAAGTACCGGTTGGAGACTGAGTCCGACAATGCGGCGGTGCGAGACGCGCAGATCCGTCGTCTAGAACAAACAAAACGCGTCAGCGCGATCCCAAGCGCGTTGACGCAGCCCTTGCCGCGCTTGGTGAGACTGCGGCCAATGGCAAGGGCAATACGCTCAAAGCGGCGATCGAAGCGGTGCGCACTCGCACGGCGGTTGGGGAGATTTTCCAACACTTTGCGCCGCGCCTTCGGCGATTACGCGGCTGTACGCCGAAGTGATCTCGAAGGCGCCGCCTTTCCGTCCGCTCGGCCGTCAACCGAAGCTGATGGTGGCCAAGCTCGGCCAGGATGGCCTGTGACTGGGGCGCCAAAGTAATCGCATCTGCGTTTGGCGATCTCGGCTTCGACCTGGTCGCGGGGCCGCTCTTCCAACCCCGCAAGAAGCAGCAAGCATGGCCGTGGCCGCCGATCGCGACCTCGGACCGATCACCACGCTCGCCATCACAGGCATCTCGGTCGTGGTCTTCATCATCTCGATGTATGTGCCGTCGATCGCCCAAGGGGGTCGTGCAGGGCGCGTCGGTCGCCGGCGGCATGGAGCGATCCGGCAGGGCGGGCGGACCCCAACCTTCGCCGAAGACGGCGCATTCTTGGAGCGAGGGCCGTGTCCAGGGCGCGCAGACGGCGAGCGACGCAAGAGCTGGCGGGTCTCGTCCATGCGGGTGCTGCACTTCGAGATATGGCTTCATCGGCAGCGCCGGATGGGCGGCCGGCTCGGCGGCAAAGGAAAGAGCAATCGCGTCGCCCGGCACCTTTGCGGGCTCTCTCCTGGGGCTTGCCGATGCCAAGCTAGATCAGAGCCGGCATCGGGCGGGCGTACAGCCTTCCGGCCGGGTCCGCCGATCGACGACACTAAGTGAGGAAACTACTCGGCATGGCCTCAGGCAACCCGCCCGACAACCCCTTATCTTGCCGCGCGGCAGGAGCGGAACGAACGCTATGGCTCTTATGTGAAGGCGGCGGCCGCCTGGCGTCTTGTCAGCATCGCCGGCATTGCCATGGCGGTGATCGGATTTTCCTATGCGCTCTTCCAGAGCACGCAGGTCAACCATGGTGAACCGTACATCGTCAAGGTCTTTAAGCTCGGCACGGCCTCGAGCGCGGGCTTCCCGCAACAGATCGAGTATGCCGATCCCCGCGTCGTCAGGGCAAGACGACCCTGATCGCCGCCCTATACAGCTCTTTTTGCAGAGGGCCGTTCGCGGGATTCGAGTTTCGCTCCAGTCGAACGCTGACAGCGTTCGCCAGGGCGTCACCACCGCGCCCTCGAACGATCTAGGGAGCCGCTCCCCGTCACGGATCGAACTAGCCGCTGCTAAGAAGGCGTCAGGTTCGTCCACCTGAATGTGGTCGGCGCGGCAGAGCAGCGACATCTCCTAATTGCGGATCGCTCTGGCGAGGACTTCCGCGACGCGCGCCGGGACACCAGCCTGATCCCGAATTTGAGCTCGAAATGACGGACCGAGTTTGCTTCACCCTGGCGCGGGCAAGCTGGCGAGGCCCGAGACACGCACAGGGTACAAGCGAAAATTCAAACAGCTGATTTGGGCACTTCTGAATAACGGCGCCATTCCCGACAGCGCCATCCTTGAAATTCTATCGACGAAACTCGACAAGCTTGCGCCTAAGCCGGGCAAGGTCCCGGTTGTGGACGAGGTTGAGGAATTCGAGGGTGCGATCGTGCAGGAATTTGCAGCCGACGGACGCGCGATTGCCCTTCGCCACATCTGCGCTTACCGCGATCGAACTTCGAAGTCGGTCTTATCGGGCTCGAAGAACTATTCAAAGCCTGGCTGGAGCCTCGGCCAGTCAAGGACGTCCGGCCCCTGGCCGGGGTCGATCCGGCGCGTTGGTCGACAGAATGCTTCCAGCTGAGGAAGAGGCTTGGAATGGTTGACATCGGCATGTCGTGATCGGGTTCCAGGGATGAGAAAAACGACCTTGCGGCCGCGCTCTGGTATCTCGTCGACTCTCGGGCGCCAGAGGTCCCGACCGCGCTTTCCAAGCGACGGCGCACCGGTGATTACAAATATCTTGAAGCGATCGCGGCCGCGTGGGAAAGCGGGTGGCAGGTCAAGCGCACCGGCGTCGGTACCTGGCGGTCGGTGAGACGTTTGAACAGGTCTTCACCTCCCGGGAGTATGACAGCGCGTCGAGGACGTGCGTCCGGATCTTAATTGAGACGTTTAACGCCGAGCGTCTTGAGTTAGATGATGTCCTGAAACTGCTTGCTGTGCCCACGAGCAGAACGGCCGTTCGGCGCTTTATTAGCTCGCTTATGCCGCGCCCGCCGTCAGCGACATCACAGTAAGTTGTCAATCGTTGGATGGGCGCAGTGTTTGCGGAGGCGGCCAAGCATTCGACAGAAAAAACGCTGCACGAACTCTGGGGGCGGGTTTTTCCGCATAAAACCAACGAGGCGATTTCTAAAGGTCTCGGTGAACTGAACGGCTCGAAGGAAGTTAGCCACGCCGCCAGACTGATCGATTTTTCAAAAGATCACCAAGCGACGCCGTTCGAATTCGTCGAGGCGTGCAGCCGCGAGAGCCCTACCGCAACGGCGGCGGAACGAACCGAACTCAACGCTTATCTGCTTATAATGTGCAGCCAATGGGATCTGGCAGATCGATAACGATCGTGGCCGATGTGCTCCCCCGTCTACGTCGCGTCGCGCTTGCTAATGGCTTTTCCGATCGCACCCGCGCGTTGTTGGATCGGCGGCTTCCTACTTGTCGCACACGTGGGACCTCAACAAACGGCTATTGAAGTTGCTCCGCAATGCCTGTCGCGACGGGGCGAATATTGAGGGGTTGATCGAGCCCCTGGCGTTTTCCGAGATCGAGTTGCTGTATGTCTTTGATGAAGACAACAACAACGATCTTAAGACCCTCATTTCAAGGTTCCTTTGGCCGGTCTACCGCGCATGAGCAATTCCAATCAGCCACGAACGCCCCGGCCGATCGCACGCATTGGATCGATGAATGTCGGCGCGATCGAGATTGACTTCGAACTCGCCCGCTCGATCAGGCCAAAGGATCATCGGATACCATCAGAGCCAGCGAGCACAAGATCACAGCAACGGGCCGGAGACGCGACCGCACCCGCACCATCCCATTGCCGTCCAGACACAACTATTTTGTATTGCTCGACGGACTGCCTCTGCCGTCGTGGCGCGGCCATGTAGAACTTTCCCATAGTACCTCGTTCGACTCGGAAGAAAATGTAGAATCAAAGCATGGGATCAAACATATGGCCCCAGCTACTCGCGGACACCTGACCTGCCACTGAACCTTATCCAGCGGCGATTAGAGCCTGGACCGTTTCTGTTACGCCGTGGGGCGCGGGATGAGCAACCGGCGAAGACGCGGAGCCTTCGATTAGCGCAGCGTCGGAGCCGGTTACGGTGATGACCTCGGCATAGGCCGCCGGGGTCTGGTAGCCGAGCGAGGAATGTGGCCTTGCAGAGTTGAACAACACGACGAGAGAACCCCCACGGGACCGAGGAACGCGAGCTTCTTTATCCATGGCATCCCTGGGCCAGGCGTCGTGTTCACGTTCATGAGGTGATCGAGAAGGTTGACCG
Protein-coding regions in this window:
- a CDS encoding methyltransferase domain-containing protein; the protein is MTEIDRIKTRLKLSQQRTFPLRMQEFGLDLAVHEGVYPPQDFHSWRWYTDNFPPVEGKSILEIGCGFGLPGLYLAKLGAASLVACDIDPKAVANALENAARNGIKNVEVIESDIFTNVPPHRKFDFIFWNYPSVFAPDDYQYEDNIERGAIDPGYGLLCRYLSEGPKFLTEAGSILLGFPGGARDDLLSEIIGANDLTAEFLGAGNHPRVSQINRMFSLRKRGLSV